The sequence AACGAATGTCGTATCAGGTCATAGCGCGGAAGTACCGTCCGCAACGGTTCAGCGATGTGGTGGGGCAGGAGCATGTGACGCAGACGCTCGCCCAAGCCATCGCGCAGGGACGCATTGCCCATGCCTACCTGTTCTGCGGGCCGCGCGGCACCGGCAAAACCACCATTGCCCGCATTTTTGCCAAGTGCCTGAATTGCACCGGCGGTCCCAAAGTGGATTTCGAGGAACAGGATCCAAAATGCGTGGAAATCACTGAGGGGCGCAGCATTGACGTGCTGGAGATTGACGGTGCCAGCAACAACGGCGTGGATCAAGTGCGCGAGTTACGCGACACCGCCCGATACGCCCCAGCCTCTTCCAAGTTCAAGGTTTATATCATTGACGAGGTTCACATGCTCACCACGCAGGCGTTCAACGCCCTGCTGAAGACGCTCGAGGAGCCCCCGGCCCACGTCAAGTTCATGTTTGCCACCACGGATCCGGAAAAGGTGCTGCCCACCATTCTTTCGCGCTGCCAGCGGTTCGATTTGCGGCGCATCCCGGTGGCCCTGATCGTCAAGCAACTCAAGCATATCGCCAAGGAGGAGGGAGTGACGGTGGAAGATGCCGCGTTGCACGCCATCGCCCGCGGCTGCGACGGCGGCATGCGTGACGCGGAATCCGCTCTGGACCAACTCATCAGCTTTTGCGGCAACCAGATCGTCGAAACCGACGTGCTGTCCATGTACGGTCTGATGGCCCAAACCCAGTTGCTGGCGCTCACCCAGGCCATCATCACCGGCGATACCGCCACCGCGCTACGCGAGCTGGACACCCTGGCCAAACAGGGCAAGGATTTGGGCCGGCTGATTTCGGATTTGCTGCGGCATTTCCGCAACTTGCTGATTCACCAGGTGGCACCGGGCGATCAATCGTTACTGGAGGCTTCCGAAGCCGAAACTGCGGTGCTGGCCCAACAATCCGCCAGCCTGCCGTCCGAGGCGCTCACCCGCATCATGGAGGTGTTGAGCGATTGCGAAATGAACCTGCGCGACGCCGCCTCCAAAAAAATCCTCATTGAAGTGGCCATGCTAAAAGCCATCCAGGCCCGTAACGCCGTTTCCTTGGATGCAGTACTGAAACAGTTGCAGCAACTGCGGGCGGAAGGTGGTGGAGCAACTAACACCGCTCCCGCTCCTACCGCACCCAGCACTGCCGCCACCCCGGCAGCTTTTGCCAGCCTGCGCCAAGCCATGGCTGCGCCGACCACTTCACGCCCAGTCGCTCCAGCGCCCGCGCCGGTCATCGCTCCAGCCGTGGTCCCACCGACTCCATCCGCTCCCGTTGCCCCCGTCCCAGCGGCCAAGCCAGTTCACCAACTTTCCCCCGAGGAGATGGAAAACCTTTATGCCCGGGTGGTGGAGGCTGCCGGACGCGCCAGTCCGTTTGTGAAGTCCTATTTGCAGGAGGCGTTCCCGGTTTCCTTCGAGAAGGGTACCTTTACCATCGGTTTTCCGCCGGTAGTCCGGGAACACCTCGACCTCGTAAATAACACAAAAAACCACACCTTGCTGCAAGGCAAGTTCAAGGAACTGGGGCTGGGCCATGTATTCATCAAATTCGTGGTGGCGGAGGAACCCGCCAACCGTCCGAAACCAGCTCCGGCTGCCACTGCCAACCAGGCAGGGCAGAACCCGTCCGGCACCCCGGCCAATGACCATGGCAAACCGCCCGAATTTGACCCCTTGACATTCAAAAACGATCCTATGATTCAGAAGGCGTTGGAAATTTTCAAAGGCACCCTGGTCCGGCAATAGTCCGGTTAAACCATCCTTGGGTGCGATCCAGCAACGAATAATCCCATAACCATTCATCAATATGTCGAGCATAGGCAAACTCATGAAACAAGCTGCGCGCATGCAGCAGCAAATGGAAAAAACCCAGGCAGAACTGGCCGGGCGCACAGTGGAAGCCACCAGCGGTGGTGGTGCCGTCAAAGTGGTCGCCCGGTGCGATGGTTCGCTCGCCTCGATCAAGATTGATCCGCAGGCGTTGAATCCCTCGGACGCCCAAATCATTGAAGACATGGTCCTCACCGCCGTGAACCAGGCGCTGGCGCAAGCGCGCCAAATCAATAATGATGAAATGGGCAAAGTAACCTCCGGCTTTGGCTTGCCGGGAATGATGTAGCCCGCGCGAACGGTGTTCGCGGTTACCGGTTACCCAGCCATGATGACGCTACCGCAACCTCTCCAGGCATTGGTGGCCAGCTTAAGTAAACTGCCCGGCATTGGACCGCGCTCGGCGGAACGCATTGCGCTGCATCTGGTGCAGACGGATGCCGTCCTCACCCAACAACTCGCCCAGACCCTGGTGGAGGCGCGCGCTAAAATCCAACTCTGCCAGCAATGCGGCGGGTTGACCGAACTTCAACCGTGCGAACTCTGTGCCTCGCCGCGCCGTGACGCGACCATCCTGTGTGTCGTGGAAACCCCCGTGGACGTGTTACGCTTGGAAAAATCCGGCGCGTTTCACGGCAAATATCACGTCCTGGGTGGCAAGCTTTCCCCGCTGAACGGCGTGGAGCCCGAAGATTTGCGGATTGCCGAATTGGAACGGCGGCTGGCGCCGGAAGGGGTGACCGAGGTGGTCATTGCCCTGGGCAGCGATGTCGAGGGGGACGCCACCAGCTATTACCTGGACAAACGCCTGGCCGGTAAAAACGTGTCCGTCACCCGCATCGCGCATGGGTTGCCGGCGGGAAGCGGGCTGGAATACGCCGACGAACTCACCCTTAGCCGAGCCCTGGAAGGACGCCGGCAAATGACCTGATTCAATTTTACGCCATGAACAAACCTAAAACAGTGGTGTTTGACTTGGGTAAGGTACTGCTGGATTTCGATTACGGGATCGCGGCGGAAAACCTGGCGCGCCGTACCCAAGCCGGGCCGGCGGAGGTGCGCCGGGTTTTGTTGGACACCCCCCTGTTGCACCGATATGAAAATGGGGAAATCACCACCCGTGATTTTTTTGAAACCTTCAAGCGCCAGACCGGCTATGCGGGTACGCAAAATGATTTCAACGTGTTTTTTGGCGCGATATTCCACGAAATCCCCGCCATGGTCGCGTTACAACAGACCCTGCGGGCATCCGGTCTCCCAACGTTTATCTTTTCCAACACCAATCCCCTGGCCATTGAGCATGTGCGGGAGGCGTTCCCCTGGTATGCCAATTTCGATGCGTATATCTACTCGTACGCCTGCCAATCCATGAAACCGGAACCGGTCATGTATGCCGCGCTGGAAAAACTCAGCGGCTGCAAGGGAGCGGATATTCTGTACTTGGATGACAGACCGGAAAATGTGGCCGCCGGTGTAGCGCGCGGCTGGCGCGGCATCGTCCATCAGAATCCTCCAGAAACTATTGCTCAAGTGACCGCCCTGCTGGGTTAGCGCGCTAGCTGGTCAACCCGCGTTTGGCCAGCGCAGATTGAGCCGCCAGTCGCACAAAATCCGCATCCAGGGGTCGCTGGCCGGTGCGCACATAGCCGCCAATCGTTTCCTCCATCTCATACACATGGACTACCGACCGCTCCAATTTTTCCATTTTACGGAGTGCCTCCACCTCCAGATCGGCACTCCGGTTGGCCAGCAGGAATTGGAGGCTAACCAGGGCTTCCCCCGCCACCTCTGGATCAGACAGCAAGCCAACGAGTTCCAGAGCAGCACGCGGATCGTTAATTCGCTGCAATGCGGCAGCAGCCGCTGAAGCCAGTTCCGGCTCTTCCAGCCGCCGCCGCACGGCGGCCACTAAAGGCGTCACCGCAAACGCCCCAACCGCCACCGCTGAATCCCAATCCCCCAGTTCCACCGCCACATAGGCGCGTTGCATGGGAGTTGCCTGGTCCAGTCCGATGCTCACAATGGCTTGCGCAGCCATCCGGCGCACCGGCTTGTATTGATCCTGCAACAGGAACGACAAAGGTTGCATGGCGCGACCAGCCTTGATCTTGCCCAAGGCTTCCGCCGCGCAGTACCGTACCCCGCTATCCTCATCCGTAAGCGCGGAAATGAGCGGATCCACGGCGGCAGTTCCCAACGAGACAGCTTGGACCCACCGCTGGAGGATTACCGTTTGCAAGGCGTGTTGACCCGTATCCGTTGGCTGCCAGCTCAGGGTTTCCAGCGCGGCAGCGGCAGCGCGGCGCACCCACTCATCCGTGTCGAGCAACGCACTCAACAAAGCTTCCGTCGCTGGTCTATGGCCCAGACGACCCAAGGCTTCAGCCGCCGCCTGGCGCAAATCGCTATCTTCATCCTTAAGTGCCGCCATCAAAATCTCCGCCGCTTCCTGTCGCTTATAGGTAACGCGATCGGCAAACTCTGCGGAACCAAGATTGACCTGGCGTTCTTCGCCGACAATCCGTTTCAGCACCGCCGCCGCCGCATTGCGCACCCAATATTCATCGGATTTCAGCGCGGCTTCCAGTTGCGGCACCACTCGCCGGGCGCCTTCTGATTTCTCCCAGTTGGGATCAATCTTGATCAAGGCCGCCTCCGCCGCCTGCCGCACGGACTCCTGTTCGTCCTTCAGCGTCAGCACTAACGGCTCGACTGCCCGGGCATCGCCCAGTTTGCCCAGTGCCACGGCTGCCACATGCCGGATATCACTGTCTGAATCGCGCAATACCGATACCAAGGGGTCCAACACTTGGGGATCTTTGATACGTCCCAGAGCCTCCACCACTGCCGCGCGAACATCCCAGCTTCCATCGGACAACAAGCGAGAGAGCGGTTGAACTGCCCGGGGATCGTTGATGCGGCTCAACGCCTCCACTGCCGCAGTGCGCACCCGGTTATCTTTGTCCTTTAATGCTAGAATCAACGGGTCCACCGCCCGCGTGTCACCCACTTTGCTTAACGCATGCACCACCGCAGTGCGCACGTTGCTGTCCTCGTCCCAGAGCGCGTTGATGAGCGGCTTGACTACTCGCACGTCACCGATGCGGCTGAGCGCATCCACCGCCTCCAGACGTTTGTAGTACACCCCCTCTTTCAGCACCGAAACCAGCGGATCAATGGCGGCGGCCCCCAACTCGGCAGCCTGTTCCAGTTTACCGAGTGCCACCGTGCGCCAGGCGCGCTGCACGTCATCACGCGGAGTCCAGCCCATGGTTTCGAGGGCGCTAGCGGCAAACCAGCGCACGCGCGGACTTTCGTCCTTCAGCAGGTTGACAAAGGCGGGGATGGCACTCGGCTCGCGCCGTTTTTTCAGCGATTCAGCGGCGGCCTCGCGCACCACGCTATCATGGTCTCGCAACGCGTTAATGAGCGGCTCCACCAACCGTTCTTCGTTAATCGAGCCAAAGCTGCGGGCGACCAGGGTGCGAATCTCCGCGACGGGATCTTGCAACGCAAGAATCAGATGATCCAGAACATCGGTTTCCCCTTTGTCGGCTAGCGCGGTCAGCTTCTCTACCGCGTGCAGGCGGGTTTTCTCGCTTTTTGACTTAAGCTGTTGTAAGGTCAGCCAAAGCATGGCTTAGAGCACCTAAGGCCCTAATCTTCGTCGAATTTGCGTTTGAGCAACTCTTCAAGCTCCTGCACCGCCCGGTTGGCATCCTGCCCATCAGCATGCACCGTAATATGACTGCCTGGGCCAGCGGCCAGCATCATCAAACCCATGATACTCTTTCCATTGACCGTTTCGCCGTCTTTTTCCACCAGCACGTTGCAGCCAAAACGATTGGCCACTTTGACAAACATTGCGGCTGGCCGGGCATGTATGCCCAGCTTGTTCGTGACCGTCAATTCTTTGGCGACGCCATCGCCGCCAGTTCCAATTTTTTTTGCTCCGCTCATGATGCAGGCATAGTATGAAGAAGGTTTGTTAAATTGCCAGTCAAAATTCACCATAAAAATTTCAAACGCGGTGTTGCGGATGCCGGACAGGCGATGTGCTCCACTTTTTATGCCAGATATTCTTCAGACTGGGTCCTTTTCTCCCATTGTTACGCCATGCTTGGATGAGAAAAGATACCGAAGATGCTCGCTTCAAATTGCAACGCCAATATCCGAACCTGTGGATATTACAGGTCGCAGCCTTTTATTTCTTCCCCAGCTTTTCCCGGGCGGCGTCCCAACGCTTATCCCAGTCATGCCAACTGCACGCCCAGACTGCGCCGGTCAGCGTGGCGCGGGCCTTGACCATCACGGCCTGAACCGTATTGGACATGGCCAGGGCGTTCTTCCGCTCGCTCCATTGCAGGTAGGATTCCACCAGGTTCAGTTGGTTCTCGGGGAAGTCCTTTTCCAATTGCGCGGCCTTGAGCAGGTACGTGCGCGCCTTGCTTTTGCTGCCGACGCTGGTGGGCCAGCCGGGGGCATCGCGATAAAGCAAACCCAGGCAGCGATCCGGCCCGGCATAATCCACATGGGCGTCCAGACTGGAGGCCAGCTTGAAAGTATCCGCCATTTCATGCACCAATTTTAGCGCCCCGAGCATTTTGGTGCGGGCCAGTTGCCCTTGGTTCATCCCCAGGTAGTAATGCCCCTCGGCCAAGTCCGATTTCAGAATAATGGACTGCCGGGAGGCCGACATGCCCTCCAAAGCGAGGGATTCCCGTTCCGTATCGTTACGGGAGAACTCCGCCAGGTCAAAGCACGCCCGCGCAAAAGTCCAGGCGGCGGTGACATTTGTGGTGGCGGCGCGGTATTGTTCACGCACGGCCTGATAGGTTTTCTCCGCGGCCTGGCGGAATTGCTGAAGGGTTTCCGTCTCGCTCGCGGGCGGGTCCGCCGCCACGCATAAACTCCCCGCCAACCACAAAACGGCAAGCATGCCCGCCACTGGGCGGCCGGCCGGGATTACCCGTTGGCTATAATTTGTCCGCATGAGCACAGAATTCGTGGTTGCCATTATGCAGTTTGGCCCTATACTTTTGCAAGTTTGTTTCGTTTAAACATGCATGTTTGGCAACATAGCACCGGCGCGGCTGGTGCAAAAAGAAAAATCGGACGTTCTTGGTCCGGGGGCGGCTTCGCACCCTGGTCCAGTCACCGGCCCAATCCGGTAAGATACTCCCATGTAATGGGTTGCTGCCTCGGGTAACCCCCAC comes from Verrucomicrobiota bacterium and encodes:
- the dnaX gene encoding DNA polymerase III subunit gamma/tau, with amino-acid sequence MSYQVIARKYRPQRFSDVVGQEHVTQTLAQAIAQGRIAHAYLFCGPRGTGKTTIARIFAKCLNCTGGPKVDFEEQDPKCVEITEGRSIDVLEIDGASNNGVDQVRELRDTARYAPASSKFKVYIIDEVHMLTTQAFNALLKTLEEPPAHVKFMFATTDPEKVLPTILSRCQRFDLRRIPVALIVKQLKHIAKEEGVTVEDAALHAIARGCDGGMRDAESALDQLISFCGNQIVETDVLSMYGLMAQTQLLALTQAIITGDTATALRELDTLAKQGKDLGRLISDLLRHFRNLLIHQVAPGDQSLLEASEAETAVLAQQSASLPSEALTRIMEVLSDCEMNLRDAASKKILIEVAMLKAIQARNAVSLDAVLKQLQQLRAEGGGATNTAPAPTAPSTAATPAAFASLRQAMAAPTTSRPVAPAPAPVIAPAVVPPTPSAPVAPVPAAKPVHQLSPEEMENLYARVVEAAGRASPFVKSYLQEAFPVSFEKGTFTIGFPPVVREHLDLVNNTKNHTLLQGKFKELGLGHVFIKFVVAEEPANRPKPAPAATANQAGQNPSGTPANDHGKPPEFDPLTFKNDPMIQKALEIFKGTLVRQ
- a CDS encoding YbaB/EbfC family nucleoid-associated protein → MSSIGKLMKQAARMQQQMEKTQAELAGRTVEATSGGGAVKVVARCDGSLASIKIDPQALNPSDAQIIEDMVLTAVNQALAQARQINNDEMGKVTSGFGLPGMM
- the recR gene encoding recombination mediator RecR, translating into MMTLPQPLQALVASLSKLPGIGPRSAERIALHLVQTDAVLTQQLAQTLVEARAKIQLCQQCGGLTELQPCELCASPRRDATILCVVETPVDVLRLEKSGAFHGKYHVLGGKLSPLNGVEPEDLRIAELERRLAPEGVTEVVIALGSDVEGDATSYYLDKRLAGKNVSVTRIAHGLPAGSGLEYADELTLSRALEGRRQMT
- a CDS encoding HAD family phosphatase, with the translated sequence MNKPKTVVFDLGKVLLDFDYGIAAENLARRTQAGPAEVRRVLLDTPLLHRYENGEITTRDFFETFKRQTGYAGTQNDFNVFFGAIFHEIPAMVALQQTLRASGLPTFIFSNTNPLAIEHVREAFPWYANFDAYIYSYACQSMKPEPVMYAALEKLSGCKGADILYLDDRPENVAAGVARGWRGIVHQNPPETIAQVTALLG
- a CDS encoding HEAT repeat domain-containing protein → MLWLTLQQLKSKSEKTRLHAVEKLTALADKGETDVLDHLILALQDPVAEIRTLVARSFGSINEERLVEPLINALRDHDSVVREAAAESLKKRREPSAIPAFVNLLKDESPRVRWFAASALETMGWTPRDDVQRAWRTVALGKLEQAAELGAAAIDPLVSVLKEGVYYKRLEAVDALSRIGDVRVVKPLINALWDEDSNVRTAVVHALSKVGDTRAVDPLILALKDKDNRVRTAAVEALSRINDPRAVQPLSRLLSDGSWDVRAAVVEALGRIKDPQVLDPLVSVLRDSDSDIRHVAAVALGKLGDARAVEPLVLTLKDEQESVRQAAEAALIKIDPNWEKSEGARRVVPQLEAALKSDEYWVRNAAAAVLKRIVGEERQVNLGSAEFADRVTYKRQEAAEILMAALKDEDSDLRQAAAEALGRLGHRPATEALLSALLDTDEWVRRAAAAALETLSWQPTDTGQHALQTVILQRWVQAVSLGTAAVDPLISALTDEDSGVRYCAAEALGKIKAGRAMQPLSFLLQDQYKPVRRMAAQAIVSIGLDQATPMQRAYVAVELGDWDSAVAVGAFAVTPLVAAVRRRLEEPELASAAAAALQRINDPRAALELVGLLSDPEVAGEALVSLQFLLANRSADLEVEALRKMEKLERSVVHVYEMEETIGGYVRTGQRPLDADFVRLAAQSALAKRGLTS
- a CDS encoding HPr family phosphocarrier protein, producing MSGAKKIGTGGDGVAKELTVTNKLGIHARPAAMFVKVANRFGCNVLVEKDGETVNGKSIMGLMMLAAGPGSHITVHADGQDANRAVQELEELLKRKFDED